A genomic window from Candidatus Omnitrophota bacterium includes:
- a CDS encoding AAA family ATPase translates to MPIVMFLNLKGGVAKTTNAVAVAECFASTGKRVLLVDADHQSMASELLLGEERLAQAEARKKTLHDLFAYMLSDDFNPDAMREYVTPLASNITSIKKNIDCIPCSHRIDEFTTNMAKARKGYQSNEEFLRRLNRLRYSFARWCNGHYQYTIVDCPPTFVIQVVFLLASADYFILPTIPDRLSIRGSLYLLERLRMRGYKRIQCLGTLWSLVRVQVAKHRNIMKWVEEKRDGYASLPQPFATVIPNMSSIANAMDYLKNYSSYQAKYQDKSADLFENVCKEIEERIRIAKKENENR, encoded by the coding sequence ATGCCAATCGTCATGTTCCTCAATTTAAAAGGCGGAGTCGCCAAAACCACCAACGCCGTAGCCGTGGCAGAGTGCTTCGCCTCCACCGGCAAGCGGGTGCTTCTCGTCGACGCCGATCACCAATCCATGGCGAGCGAATTGCTGTTGGGCGAAGAACGCCTCGCCCAGGCTGAAGCCCGCAAGAAAACGCTGCACGATCTTTTCGCTTATATGCTTAGCGACGATTTCAATCCCGACGCCATGCGGGAATATGTCACGCCGCTCGCTTCCAATATCACTTCCATCAAAAAAAATATCGACTGTATTCCCTGCTCCCACCGCATCGACGAATTTACTACCAACATGGCCAAGGCGCGCAAGGGTTATCAGAGCAACGAAGAATTTCTGCGCCGATTGAATCGCCTTCGCTATTCCTTCGCCCGTTGGTGCAACGGCCATTATCAGTATACCATCGTCGATTGCCCGCCCACGTTCGTCATTCAAGTCGTATTTCTCTTAGCTTCCGCTGATTATTTCATACTTCCTACCATTCCCGACCGGCTTTCCATTCGCGGTTCGCTTTACCTCTTGGAGCGGCTGAGGATGCGTGGTTATAAACGAATTCAATGCTTGGGAACGTTATGGTCGCTGGTCCGCGTACAAGTGGCTAAACACCGCAACATCATGAAATGGGTAGAAGAAAAGCGCGACGGTTACGCCAGTTTGCCCCAGCCTTTCGCTACGGTCATTCCCAATATGTCTTCCATCGCCAACGCTATGGATTACCTCAAAAACTATTCTTCGTATCAAGCGAAATATCAAGATAAATCCGCCGATTTGTTCGAAAACGTATGCAAAGAAATCGAAGAAAGAATTCGCATCGCCAAGAAGGAAAACGAGAATCGTTAA
- a CDS encoding Gfo/Idh/MocA family oxidoreductase — translation MISKRVSRRNFARLSAGIGLGMTITPQTVLGANERINIGMIGCSGRGVDISRYFLQNGAVFKAVCDVDQTRLERGREIVGGESVDVYKDYRKLLERKDLDAVLIATPPHWHPIPFVDACKAGMDIYCEKPLGVTIWEGQQMVKAARKYNRVTQCGTQTHSAQNFREGIELLHQGYIGKIVKAVSGSLRNNNPAGMGQAAICDPPEELDWDFWLGPLPKMPYFRQRCHGGFRWFWETDGGWMTDWGVHQLDIIQWGIQQDYPLSVSSEGGKFFFTDCSETPDTLETVFQFKDCLVQFTVRSCNARDPEHKPDIADTWYGYGIEFFGTKGTLFIDRDRLLLWPEEGAYGDGVEKIERTVDYIQMNVNHVKEFLDNIKTRQRCVCDVEVCHRASSTCHLGNIAYRTGARIEWDGAAERITNRPELNSWLQRPYRKPWKLEV, via the coding sequence ATGATATCGAAACGAGTTTCGCGCCGGAATTTCGCCCGTCTATCCGCTGGGATTGGTTTGGGAATGACGATTACCCCTCAAACCGTTCTCGGCGCCAACGAAAGAATCAACATCGGCATGATCGGTTGCAGCGGACGCGGCGTGGACATCTCCCGCTACTTTCTGCAAAACGGCGCCGTCTTCAAAGCCGTCTGCGACGTCGACCAAACGCGGCTAGAGCGCGGACGCGAAATCGTGGGCGGCGAGAGCGTCGACGTTTATAAGGATTATCGCAAATTGCTGGAGCGGAAAGATTTGGACGCGGTGTTAATCGCTACGCCTCCCCATTGGCATCCCATTCCTTTCGTCGACGCTTGTAAAGCGGGAATGGATATCTATTGCGAAAAACCGCTGGGCGTTACGATTTGGGAAGGCCAGCAGATGGTCAAGGCGGCGAGAAAATACAACCGCGTTACCCAATGCGGAACCCAAACCCACTCGGCGCAGAACTTCCGCGAAGGGATTGAACTCCTGCATCAAGGCTATATCGGCAAGATCGTAAAAGCAGTCAGCGGGAGTCTGCGCAACAACAATCCCGCCGGCATGGGGCAAGCGGCCATCTGTGATCCTCCCGAAGAATTGGATTGGGATTTTTGGCTGGGGCCGCTGCCGAAGATGCCTTATTTCCGGCAGCGCTGCCACGGCGGCTTCCGCTGGTTTTGGGAAACAGACGGTGGCTGGATGACGGATTGGGGCGTTCATCAATTGGATATCATCCAATGGGGAATTCAACAAGATTATCCTTTGTCGGTTTCATCGGAAGGCGGGAAATTTTTCTTCACGGATTGTTCGGAAACGCCCGATACGCTGGAGACGGTTTTTCAATTCAAGGATTGCCTGGTGCAATTCACCGTGCGTTCGTGCAACGCCCGCGATCCGGAGCATAAACCGGACATCGCCGACACCTGGTACGGCTACGGCATCGAGTTTTTCGGAACCAAGGGAACGCTCTTCATCGACCGCGACCGGCTGCTGCTTTGGCCGGAAGAAGGAGCCTACGGCGACGGCGTGGAGAAGATCGAACGCACTGTCGATTATATTCAAATGAACGTCAATCATGTAAAAGAATTTTTGGATAACATTAAAACCCGCCAGCGCTGCGTCTGCGACGTCGAAGTCTGCCATCGCGCTTCCAGCACCTGCCACTTAGGCAATATCGCCTACCGCACCGGCGCACGCATCGAATGGGACGGCGCCGCCGAACGCATCACGAATCGCCCCGAACTCAACTCCTGGCTGCAACGCCCTTATCGAAAACCGTGGAAGTTAGAAGTGTGA